One window of the Polyangium spumosum genome contains the following:
- a CDS encoding sensor histidine kinase has protein sequence MASGLDLVRGGWRAPRRWRTSGGGLALTLGTVGGTIALRHSLDPFLDATSPLLAFVFPVTICAALGGFWLGLLCTLLSLGAGVLFFMDPLYELALVHTGDVVRTLLFAVIGFAISAVSGRMHHELAQSREAERIIADREQANAQNARYFRALLASRTLGVASFRGGAIVEANDAFLDLLGLTSHEFAQRGSIDWRDITPPEHLAADERAGRQLRATGYCAPYEKEFFRADGRRVPALIGGAFILGRQGRELSGMMYIVDLSRVRRAEQALRESETRLRLALDAARAGSWDWDAATGHIVWSERNYELYGVDPRSVPTFDRWLEALHPEDRARVKDEYQRVLAGSDEHFRLELRVVHPARGVRWISVLGQVYRDERGEAVRAAGLSLDVTDRRNIEESERAAREEAERASRLKDEFVATLSHELRTPLTAVLGWAQVLRRARPDGDKLDRGLEVIERNARLLAQLVSDLLDVSRIVTGKIQLDLGAVDPGTVVLSAAETVRSAAEAKGVTLDVHVAPLAEPLLGDAARLEQAVWNLLSNAVKFTPPGGRVDVTVRLEGERALIVVSDSGQGIAPEFLPHLFQRFRQEDSTSTRRYGGLGLGLSIVKHIADLHGGRVYAESAGPGRGSTFTVEIPRRSAQTADAPRSSRPPSAPWQRAG, from the coding sequence ATGGCGTCTGGTCTCGACCTCGTCCGCGGAGGTTGGAGAGCCCCGCGGCGATGGAGAACATCCGGCGGCGGACTCGCTCTGACGCTGGGCACCGTCGGCGGGACGATCGCCCTCCGCCACAGCCTCGACCCGTTCCTCGACGCCACGTCTCCCCTGCTCGCGTTCGTCTTCCCGGTGACGATATGCGCCGCGCTCGGCGGCTTCTGGCTCGGGCTCCTTTGCACGCTCCTCTCCCTCGGGGCGGGCGTGCTCTTCTTCATGGATCCCCTGTACGAGCTCGCGCTGGTGCACACGGGCGACGTCGTCCGGACCCTCCTCTTCGCCGTCATCGGCTTCGCCATCAGCGCCGTGAGCGGCCGCATGCACCACGAGCTCGCGCAGAGCCGCGAGGCCGAGCGCATCATCGCCGACCGCGAGCAGGCGAACGCGCAGAACGCCCGTTACTTCCGCGCCCTTCTCGCCTCCCGCACCCTCGGCGTCGCCTCCTTTCGTGGCGGCGCCATCGTCGAGGCGAACGACGCCTTCCTCGATTTACTTGGTTTGACCTCCCATGAGTTCGCCCAGAGGGGCTCGATCGACTGGCGCGACATCACGCCCCCCGAGCACCTGGCCGCCGACGAGCGCGCGGGCAGGCAGCTCCGCGCGACAGGTTACTGCGCGCCTTACGAAAAAGAGTTCTTCCGGGCGGACGGGCGGCGCGTCCCCGCGCTGATCGGCGGCGCCTTCATCCTCGGCCGCCAGGGCAGAGAGCTCTCCGGCATGATGTACATCGTCGACCTCTCGCGCGTCCGCCGCGCCGAGCAAGCCCTGCGCGAGAGCGAAACGCGGCTCCGGCTCGCGCTCGACGCGGCCCGCGCCGGCTCGTGGGACTGGGACGCGGCGACGGGCCACATCGTCTGGTCCGAGCGCAACTACGAGCTTTACGGCGTCGATCCGAGGTCCGTGCCGACCTTCGATCGATGGCTCGAAGCCCTGCACCCCGAGGATCGCGCCCGCGTGAAGGACGAGTACCAGCGTGTCCTCGCGGGGAGCGACGAGCACTTCCGCCTCGAGCTACGCGTCGTCCACCCCGCGCGTGGCGTCCGCTGGATCTCCGTCCTCGGCCAGGTGTACCGCGACGAGCGCGGCGAGGCCGTACGCGCCGCGGGCCTGAGCCTCGACGTCACCGACCGCAGGAACATCGAGGAGAGCGAGCGCGCCGCCCGCGAGGAGGCCGAACGCGCGAGCCGCCTCAAGGACGAGTTCGTCGCGACGCTCTCGCACGAGCTGCGCACGCCCCTCACCGCCGTGCTCGGCTGGGCCCAGGTCCTCCGGCGCGCGCGCCCCGACGGCGACAAACTCGACCGCGGCCTCGAGGTCATCGAGCGCAACGCGCGCCTGCTCGCGCAGCTCGTCTCCGACCTGCTCGACGTCAGCCGCATCGTCACCGGCAAGATCCAGCTCGACCTCGGGGCCGTGGACCCCGGCACCGTCGTGCTCTCGGCGGCCGAGACCGTCCGCTCGGCCGCGGAGGCCAAGGGCGTCACGCTCGACGTCCACGTCGCGCCCCTCGCCGAGCCCCTCCTCGGCGACGCCGCTCGCCTCGAGCAGGCCGTGTGGAACCTCCTGTCGAACGCCGTCAAGTTCACGCCTCCGGGCGGCCGCGTCGACGTGACCGTGCGCCTCGAGGGCGAGCGCGCCCTCATCGTCGTCTCCGACTCCGGCCAGGGCATCGCGCCCGAGTTCTTGCCGCACCTCTTCCAGCGCTTCCGCCAGGAGGACAGCACCTCGACGCGCCGCTACGGCGGCCTCGGCCTCGGCCTCTCCATCGTCAAGCACATCGCCGACCTGCATGGCGGGCGCGTGTACGCCGAGAGCGCGGGCCCGGGGCGCGGCTCGACCTTCACGGTGGAGATCCCTCGTCGGTCCGCGCAGACGGCCGACGCTCCGCGCAGCTCGAGGCCGCCCTCGGCTCCCTGGCAACGCGCCGGCTGA
- a CDS encoding O-methyltransferase, which translates to MKPIISPELDVYIEAHTRPRPALFDELRDATYASTSSPQMQVGRVEGTFLKMLCALASARRVLEIGTFTGYSALCMAEALPDDGELLTLDRDPDATRIARSFFDRSPHGKKIRILLGDALETLRSLPPGAPFDLVFIDADKERYTDYYEAVLPLLRQGGLVVGDNTLWSGNVLDPKEASDHGICRFNDHVTADPRVENVLLSIRDGMMLARKL; encoded by the coding sequence ATGAAGCCCATCATTTCGCCCGAGCTGGACGTTTACATCGAAGCCCATACCCGCCCGCGCCCGGCGCTCTTCGACGAATTGCGCGACGCGACGTACGCCTCGACGAGCTCGCCGCAGATGCAGGTGGGCCGCGTCGAGGGCACGTTCCTGAAGATGCTCTGCGCGCTCGCCTCGGCGCGGCGCGTGCTCGAGATCGGCACGTTCACCGGCTACTCCGCGCTCTGCATGGCCGAGGCGCTGCCCGACGATGGCGAGCTCCTCACGCTCGATCGAGACCCCGACGCGACGCGTATCGCCCGCTCCTTCTTCGATCGGAGCCCGCACGGAAAGAAGATCCGCATCCTCCTCGGCGACGCCCTCGAGACCCTGCGATCCCTCCCTCCGGGCGCGCCCTTCGACCTCGTCTTCATCGACGCCGACAAGGAGCGCTACACCGACTACTACGAGGCCGTCCTGCCGCTCCTCCGCCAGGGCGGACTCGTCGTGGGAGACAACACGCTCTGGAGCGGCAACGTCCTCGATCCGAAGGAAGCGTCCGACCACGGCATCTGCCGCTTCAACGACCACGTCACGGCCGATCCGCGCGTCGAGAACGTCCTGCTCTCGATCCGCGACGGCATGATGCTCGCGCGGAAGCTCTGA
- a CDS encoding NAD-dependent epimerase/dehydratase family protein has translation MKIAATGITSGVGRRLCEIAREAGHEVAGIARDPTRLDARALSRIGVRVVGGDVEDRRALGDILRGVDVVVHAAAAVGETSNPAEMERVNVGGTRAVIEAAVEAGVPHVVHVSSVAVYGRPDRGRVTEAWPTRTSGLPYEDSKTHAERLALERGRALGLSVVAVRPPMIYGPYDRNFLPRAIATLRKRMMLLVDGGRAPLNVVWVDHVVDVVLRAAERRDLGGEAFNVMDEVDARPPSVREVFEAIARAAELRPPRLSLPYPAAMAAARSLVAAFSLAGRKETPPLTPFVVKLLSRDVVYDASKAVRELGWTPRMRSLEGVSRFSAEIAGKAPAYTQSSRAASPGSAVE, from the coding sequence ATGAAGATCGCGGCGACGGGGATCACGAGCGGCGTGGGCCGGAGGCTCTGCGAGATCGCGCGGGAAGCCGGACACGAGGTGGCGGGGATCGCGCGGGATCCCACGCGGCTCGACGCGCGGGCGCTGTCGCGGATCGGCGTGCGCGTGGTGGGCGGAGACGTCGAGGATCGGCGGGCGCTCGGGGACATCCTGCGCGGCGTGGACGTGGTCGTGCACGCGGCGGCCGCGGTCGGCGAGACCTCGAACCCGGCCGAGATGGAGCGCGTGAACGTGGGCGGCACACGCGCCGTGATCGAGGCGGCGGTGGAGGCGGGCGTGCCCCACGTGGTGCACGTCTCGTCGGTGGCCGTGTACGGCAGGCCCGATCGTGGTCGCGTGACCGAGGCGTGGCCGACACGCACGAGCGGTTTGCCCTACGAGGACTCGAAGACACACGCGGAGAGGCTCGCGCTCGAGCGAGGACGCGCGCTCGGGCTCTCGGTGGTCGCGGTGCGTCCGCCCATGATCTACGGGCCGTACGATCGGAACTTCCTGCCGCGCGCGATCGCGACGTTACGAAAGCGGATGATGCTGCTCGTCGACGGAGGGCGCGCGCCGCTCAACGTCGTGTGGGTGGATCACGTGGTCGACGTGGTCCTGCGGGCCGCGGAGCGGCGTGATCTCGGGGGCGAGGCGTTCAACGTGATGGACGAGGTCGACGCGCGTCCGCCGAGCGTGCGCGAGGTGTTCGAGGCGATCGCGCGCGCGGCAGAGCTACGGCCGCCGCGGTTGTCGCTCCCGTATCCGGCCGCGATGGCCGCGGCGAGGTCGCTCGTGGCGGCCTTCTCGCTGGCCGGTCGGAAGGAGACGCCGCCGCTCACGCCCTTCGTGGTGAAGCTGCTCTCGCGGGACGTGGTGTACGACGCCTCGAAGGCGGTGCGGGAGCTCGGCTGGACGCCGCGGATGCGCTCGCTCGAGGGCGTCAGCCGGTTTTCGGCCGAGATCGCGGGCAAGGCGCCTGCGTACACGCAAAGCTCCCGCGCGGCTTCCCCGGGCAGCGCCGTGGAGTAG
- a CDS encoding DUF362 domain-containing protein, which translates to MTAANPVAIVSRPGTTYAAGGAPPFDPPNPVYAMVEALFRELSLDAARAGTPEWNPLGDLIRPGDRVIVKPNLVSSKNLHEKITGEKLWASSTHGALLRPVLDYALRAAGPRGSVRVVDSPVEGCEIEKVAGPLGIFAVIDHLRRGGADVDFVDLRYFRVAPYFALDDVRRGGLSMNLGLLVRTRLPGDPRGYRVVDLGDASAFSRKDAPPGERLRFHRSHYETPVPHHTRGKHEYSLPRTVLDADVVINLPKMKTHKKTGVTLALKSVIGVTNEKYWLPHFTAGDPSVGGDEFDRPRRLAERIEDKLSRFPLPGDHSLVARLARLGALPKVIDGSWEGNDTLWRTILDLNRILFFVDRDGVLRDEPVRRYLALVDGIVAGEGEGPLGATPVFAGTLVGGFDPGIVDATVAEEMGFDPAKIVMIREAWGMLPGGDVEARSVRRDGPRFNTKFRPPRSWPSLG; encoded by the coding sequence ATGACCGCGGCGAATCCGGTCGCTATCGTGTCCCGCCCGGGGACGACGTACGCCGCGGGGGGCGCGCCGCCGTTTGATCCGCCGAACCCGGTGTATGCGATGGTGGAGGCGCTCTTCCGGGAGCTCTCGCTCGACGCGGCGCGGGCCGGCACGCCGGAATGGAACCCGCTCGGTGACCTGATCCGGCCCGGCGACCGGGTGATCGTCAAGCCAAACCTGGTCTCCTCGAAGAACCTGCACGAGAAGATCACGGGCGAAAAACTATGGGCGTCGAGCACGCACGGCGCGCTCCTCAGGCCCGTGCTCGATTATGCGCTCCGGGCGGCGGGGCCGCGGGGGAGCGTGCGGGTCGTGGATTCGCCCGTGGAGGGCTGCGAGATCGAGAAGGTCGCCGGGCCGCTCGGGATCTTCGCGGTGATCGATCACCTGAGGCGGGGCGGCGCGGACGTCGATTTCGTGGACCTGCGTTATTTCCGGGTGGCGCCGTATTTCGCGCTCGACGACGTGCGCCGCGGGGGCCTCTCGATGAACCTCGGCCTGCTCGTCCGCACGAGGCTCCCGGGTGATCCGCGGGGGTATCGGGTGGTGGATCTCGGCGACGCGAGCGCCTTTTCGCGGAAGGACGCGCCGCCGGGGGAGCGGCTCCGGTTCCACCGCAGCCATTACGAGACGCCCGTCCCGCACCACACGCGCGGCAAACACGAGTACAGCCTGCCGCGCACGGTGCTCGACGCGGACGTGGTCATCAACCTGCCCAAGATGAAGACGCACAAGAAGACCGGCGTCACGCTGGCCTTGAAGAGCGTCATCGGAGTCACGAACGAGAAATACTGGCTCCCGCATTTCACGGCAGGGGACCCGTCCGTCGGCGGTGACGAGTTCGATCGGCCGCGGCGTTTGGCGGAGCGGATCGAGGACAAACTCTCGCGATTTCCCCTGCCCGGTGACCATTCCCTGGTCGCGCGCCTCGCCCGCCTCGGCGCGTTGCCGAAGGTGATCGACGGGAGCTGGGAGGGCAACGATACGCTCTGGCGGACCATCCTCGACCTGAACCGGATCCTCTTTTTCGTCGATCGTGACGGCGTCTTGCGGGACGAACCCGTGCGGCGTTACCTCGCGCTCGTGGACGGGATCGTGGCGGGCGAGGGCGAAGGGCCGCTCGGGGCGACGCCGGTGTTCGCCGGGACGCTCGTGGGCGGGTTCGATCCGGGGATCGTGGACGCCACGGTCGCGGAGGAGATGGGGTTCGATCCGGCGAAGATCGTGATGATCCGGGAGGCGTGGGGGATGCTGCCCGGCGGGGACGTGGAGGCGAGGAGCGTCCGGCGGGACGGACCCCGATTCAATACGAAGTTTCGGCCGCCGCGGAGCTGGCCGAGCCTCGGCTGA
- a CDS encoding lysylphosphatidylglycerol synthase domain-containing protein: protein MAEAPPRPAVERPRSLVRAALPFVLSIALVALVLSRLDLRAFREHLARVSAPSFLAFAAVFVVSLCAADSLATVLVYRRSVAPIPFRDFFVLRGASYLPSLLNHHVGQAFITVALSRIHGVPLARVAGATLLVYASWMGSILGLACIAIVLADKPLVWLAVPLGAGLLYLALLAIRPARLASIRVLAPLFEAGVRGHLWALFARLPHLAVLFLGTWIPFWFFGVRIPAAAAFAFIPVLMVAVTLPITPQGFGTRDVLAATLLEPFAPFPTQEERLAAIAASTTAWGVAITLVEIVFALVLLRRFSRGSASSAAAETSY, encoded by the coding sequence ATGGCCGAAGCGCCTCCCCGCCCCGCCGTCGAGCGCCCTCGATCGCTCGTGCGCGCCGCCCTGCCGTTCGTCCTGTCGATTGCCCTCGTCGCGCTCGTCCTCTCCCGCCTCGATCTCCGGGCCTTCCGGGAGCACCTCGCGCGTGTCTCCGCGCCCTCGTTCCTCGCCTTCGCCGCCGTCTTCGTGGTCTCGCTCTGCGCGGCCGACAGCCTCGCGACCGTGCTCGTGTATCGCCGCTCCGTCGCGCCCATCCCATTTCGAGATTTTTTCGTCCTGCGCGGCGCCTCGTACCTGCCTTCGCTCCTGAACCACCACGTCGGCCAGGCCTTCATCACCGTCGCCCTCTCCCGCATCCACGGCGTCCCCCTGGCCCGCGTCGCCGGCGCCACCCTGCTCGTGTATGCCTCCTGGATGGGGTCGATCCTCGGCCTCGCGTGTATCGCGATCGTCCTCGCGGACAAACCCCTCGTCTGGCTCGCCGTGCCCCTCGGCGCGGGCCTGCTCTACCTCGCCCTGCTCGCGATACGCCCCGCGCGCCTCGCGTCCATCCGGGTCCTCGCGCCCCTCTTCGAGGCCGGCGTCCGTGGCCACCTCTGGGCCCTCTTCGCGCGCTTGCCGCACCTCGCCGTCCTTTTCCTCGGCACGTGGATCCCCTTCTGGTTTTTTGGCGTGCGTATCCCTGCGGCGGCGGCGTTTGCCTTCATTCCCGTCCTGATGGTCGCCGTCACCTTGCCGATCACGCCGCAGGGGTTCGGAACGCGGGACGTCCTCGCGGCCACCTTGCTCGAGCCCTTCGCGCCCTTCCCCACGCAGGAGGAGCGCCTCGCGGCCATCGCGGCGTCGACCACCGCGTGGGGCGTGGCCATCACCCTCGTCGAGATCGTCTTCGCGCTCGTGCTCTTGCGCCGGTTCAGCCGAGGCTCGGCCAGCTCCGCGGCGGCCGAAACTTCGTATTGA
- a CDS encoding PAS domain S-box protein, which produces MPVRLTASILGSSSPARAALEAEIRAAGFEPLPAADERAEPSLLVVFERADDAPEATLDACRAARAWFDVGPLVVATERDGDTHLHALVDAGADELFVLPYEAPRIGPRLAAIRRRIQTLGRLVDEKRDVERRHEHLYERAPIILHSIDHEGRLVSVSDGWLEAFGYERGEVLGRRSVDFMTEASREQALARIPELFRTGVGRGTRYEFVRKDGGTFEVMMTVLVERDAAGAPLRTFAVSTDLSEVRKVERESEALLREKETRLRALLDNAPVVLWAVDRDGLITFAEGKGLAHLGFRPGELVGTSALDLPVEGGVGIPQVSEPLAGRVYKGEISVAGVWFEHAAWPLRDASGAVTGALGVSTDITERRRAELALRESERLAQAVFENAPVGIQIFGPDGNSVRMNEAHRKQLRLPSTSYGVGQFNALTDPLHVETGMDACFARAYAGEVVEIHEQDVNLDIDGNAWSSARSRLVFDTILFPIRDGDVTRAVVAFCRDVTERRHAEARLLLADRLASLGTMAAGVAHEINNPLSFVLANLEFVVGALRRGPPDAATYEAATQALDEALEGAQRMRAIVRDMSTFSRPEGDTADRGPIDVHDVLEKALRMTHHALRHRARVTRAFGDVPRVIGNGPRLGQVFVNLLANAAQAMPDRPESENEIRLVTRLVDGRVAVEVVDNGVGIPPEHLPRIFDPFFTTKPVGEGTGLGLPVCHSIVTALGGELAVESTPSTGTIFRVLLPAAPVAEAPRERLRPRARDERPRVLFVDDEPYVCAAVRRMLGRDLDLVCVSGPDEALALVGAGERFDAVICDLMMPGTSGVALYASLLELDPALDRRVGFLTGGACTDEVRSFAGGVEDRLLLKPFESETFRALVFALASGDMPPKRAR; this is translated from the coding sequence TTGCCGGTTCGCCTCACCGCCTCGATCCTCGGTAGCAGCTCCCCCGCGCGCGCCGCGCTGGAAGCCGAGATCCGCGCGGCCGGCTTCGAGCCGCTCCCCGCCGCAGACGAGCGAGCGGAGCCGTCCCTGCTCGTCGTCTTCGAGCGCGCGGACGACGCCCCCGAAGCCACGCTCGACGCTTGCCGCGCCGCGCGCGCCTGGTTCGACGTCGGCCCGCTCGTCGTGGCGACCGAGCGCGACGGCGATACGCACCTCCACGCGCTCGTCGACGCGGGCGCCGACGAGCTTTTCGTCCTGCCATACGAGGCGCCGCGGATCGGCCCGCGCCTCGCCGCGATCCGACGCCGCATCCAGACGCTCGGGCGCCTCGTCGACGAGAAGCGCGACGTCGAGCGAAGGCACGAGCACCTCTACGAGCGCGCGCCCATCATCTTGCACTCGATCGATCACGAGGGCCGCCTCGTGAGCGTCAGCGACGGCTGGCTCGAGGCGTTCGGCTACGAGCGCGGGGAGGTCCTCGGCCGCCGCTCCGTCGACTTCATGACCGAGGCCTCTCGCGAGCAAGCGCTCGCCCGGATCCCCGAGCTCTTCCGCACGGGCGTCGGCCGCGGCACACGTTACGAGTTCGTACGAAAGGACGGCGGCACCTTCGAGGTGATGATGACCGTGCTCGTCGAGCGTGACGCCGCGGGCGCGCCCCTGCGCACGTTCGCCGTCTCCACGGATCTCAGCGAGGTGCGCAAGGTCGAGCGCGAATCGGAGGCCCTCCTGCGCGAGAAAGAGACGCGCCTGCGCGCGCTGCTCGACAACGCGCCGGTGGTCCTCTGGGCGGTCGATCGGGACGGCCTCATCACGTTCGCCGAAGGCAAAGGGCTCGCGCACCTCGGCTTCCGGCCGGGCGAGCTCGTCGGCACGTCCGCCCTCGACCTGCCCGTCGAGGGCGGCGTGGGGATCCCGCAGGTGAGCGAGCCGCTCGCGGGCCGGGTATACAAGGGCGAGATCTCGGTCGCGGGCGTGTGGTTCGAGCACGCCGCCTGGCCTCTGCGCGACGCGTCGGGCGCCGTGACGGGCGCGCTCGGCGTCTCCACCGACATCACCGAGCGGCGCCGCGCCGAGCTCGCCCTCCGCGAGAGCGAGCGGCTCGCGCAGGCCGTCTTCGAGAACGCCCCCGTGGGCATCCAGATCTTCGGCCCCGATGGCAACTCCGTGCGCATGAACGAGGCGCACCGCAAGCAGCTCCGCCTGCCGAGCACGAGCTACGGCGTCGGCCAGTTCAACGCCCTCACCGATCCGCTCCACGTCGAGACCGGGATGGACGCGTGTTTCGCCCGCGCATACGCGGGCGAGGTCGTCGAGATCCACGAGCAGGACGTGAACCTCGACATCGACGGCAACGCCTGGAGCAGCGCCCGATCGCGCCTCGTCTTCGACACGATCCTCTTCCCCATCCGCGACGGCGACGTGACCCGCGCCGTCGTCGCCTTCTGCCGCGACGTCACCGAGCGCAGGCACGCCGAGGCGCGCCTGCTGCTCGCCGATCGGCTCGCCTCCCTCGGCACGATGGCGGCCGGCGTCGCCCACGAGATCAACAACCCTCTCTCCTTCGTCCTCGCGAACCTCGAGTTCGTCGTGGGCGCCCTGCGCCGCGGGCCCCCCGACGCCGCCACGTACGAGGCCGCCACGCAGGCCCTCGACGAGGCCCTCGAGGGCGCGCAGCGCATGCGCGCCATCGTGCGCGACATGTCCACGTTCTCCCGCCCCGAGGGCGACACCGCCGACCGCGGGCCGATCGACGTGCACGACGTCCTCGAAAAAGCCCTGCGCATGACCCACCACGCCCTGCGCCACAGGGCCCGCGTCACGCGCGCCTTCGGCGACGTGCCCCGCGTCATCGGCAACGGGCCGCGGCTCGGCCAGGTCTTCGTCAACCTGCTCGCCAACGCCGCGCAGGCCATGCCCGATCGCCCCGAGTCCGAGAACGAGATCCGCCTCGTCACGCGCCTCGTCGACGGCCGCGTCGCCGTCGAGGTCGTGGACAACGGCGTCGGCATCCCGCCCGAGCACCTCCCGCGGATCTTCGATCCCTTCTTCACGACGAAGCCCGTCGGCGAGGGCACGGGCCTCGGCCTGCCGGTTTGTCACAGCATCGTCACCGCGCTCGGCGGCGAGCTCGCCGTCGAGAGCACGCCCTCCACGGGCACGATCTTCCGCGTGCTCCTGCCCGCCGCGCCTGTCGCCGAAGCTCCGCGCGAGCGCCTCCGCCCCAGGGCGCGCGACGAGCGGCCCCGCGTCCTCTTCGTCGACGACGAGCCCTACGTCTGCGCCGCCGTGCGCCGCATGCTCGGCCGCGACCTCGACCTCGTCTGCGTCTCCGGCCCCGACGAGGCGCTCGCGCTCGTCGGCGCGGGCGAGCGCTTCGACGCCGTCATCTGTGATCTCATGATGCCCGGCACGAGCGGCGTCGCCCTCTACGCCTCTCTGCTCGAGCTCGATCCCGCGCTCGATCGTCGCGTCGGCTTCTTGACCGGCGGCGCGTGCACCGACGAGGTCCGGTCATTCGCCGGAGGCGTCGAGGATCGCCTCCTGCTCAAGCCCTTCGAGTCCGAAACCTTTCGCGCCCTCGTCTTCGCGCTCGCCTCGGGCGACATGCCGCCGAAGCGGGCGCGCTAG
- a CDS encoding glycosyltransferase: MTEQALSMDESPIELSVIVPCFNEELNLRELATRVLGVFEVGGLVGELVLVDDGSKDGTAAVIRELSAGSAGRIVGCFHPENRGIAAAWRTGVGASRGKLVATIDADLQYQPEDLLRLRRALYEYSVDVVQGFRSAVGRRKDQRYHLSRGLNHLLNGVFGMNLSDNKSGFVMCAREVMLDLLTYRGTYFYWQSFIMVAAHAKGYSYKEIETIFEQRRQGTSFLEKTAVRASVLSLVDIGKATWEYRVSRPPPDVAHQFLRRHPVADRTPSRTPVQEARWRAYLAAFDSTHWMITRDVEHHYETLCKTQWLGASETRELQDEKLRRLIRHAYRNVPYYRARMQERGLRPEDIRGQADLHKLPLLTKADIRKHLYFDIMSENHDKSQVLRIATSGSTGEPFVCYADRVQLELRWAATLRAQEWTGYRFGDPCVRLWHQTIGMSKSQIRKERADAMLSNRTFVPVFEMSEKNLAAMVRTIAQAEPVLLDGYAEALDFLARYLQAHGDLSVRPRAVMSSAQTLPIPSRRVIEQAFGCAVFDKYGSREFSGIAYECEAHAGHHVVAEGYIVEILKGGEPAKPGEIGEVVITDLTNMCMPFIRYRIGDLAEAMDAWAPCTCGRGAPRIGAIEGRVQSIIQGTDGQHVPGTFFAHYLKEYDHAIKQFQVVQEELGAITFRVVKGGRFSDDVLGEVLAKFREVLGHDLRITVDFVDEVAMVRTGKRVAAVSRLGIDFQRSSASVVPSVDRGASRA, encoded by the coding sequence ATGACCGAACAAGCGCTCTCCATGGACGAATCGCCGATCGAGCTCAGCGTGATCGTCCCTTGCTTCAATGAAGAGCTCAACCTGCGCGAGCTCGCGACGCGTGTGCTCGGGGTCTTCGAGGTCGGCGGGCTCGTGGGGGAGCTCGTGCTCGTCGACGACGGGTCGAAGGACGGGACGGCGGCGGTGATCCGCGAGCTCTCGGCCGGCTCCGCGGGGCGGATCGTGGGCTGCTTCCACCCGGAGAACCGGGGCATCGCGGCGGCGTGGCGGACGGGCGTGGGCGCGTCGCGTGGCAAGCTCGTCGCGACGATCGACGCGGATCTGCAGTACCAGCCGGAGGATCTCCTGCGGCTCCGGCGCGCGCTCTACGAGTACAGCGTCGACGTGGTGCAGGGGTTCCGGAGCGCGGTCGGGCGGCGCAAGGACCAGCGATACCACCTGAGCCGCGGGCTCAATCACCTGTTGAACGGCGTGTTCGGGATGAACCTCTCGGACAACAAGAGCGGGTTCGTCATGTGCGCCCGCGAGGTGATGCTCGACCTGCTCACGTACCGCGGCACGTATTTCTACTGGCAATCGTTCATCATGGTCGCCGCCCACGCGAAGGGGTATTCGTACAAGGAGATCGAGACGATCTTCGAGCAGCGGCGGCAGGGGACGAGCTTCCTCGAGAAGACGGCCGTGCGGGCGAGCGTGCTCTCGCTCGTGGACATCGGGAAGGCGACGTGGGAGTACCGCGTGAGCCGGCCGCCGCCGGACGTGGCGCATCAATTCTTGCGGCGCCATCCGGTGGCGGATCGTACGCCGTCGCGGACGCCGGTGCAGGAGGCGCGGTGGCGCGCGTACCTCGCGGCCTTCGACAGCACGCACTGGATGATCACGCGGGACGTCGAGCATCATTACGAGACGCTCTGCAAGACGCAATGGCTGGGCGCCTCGGAGACCCGCGAGCTCCAGGACGAGAAGCTCCGGCGCCTCATCCGGCACGCCTACCGCAACGTGCCGTATTACCGCGCGCGCATGCAGGAGCGGGGCCTGCGGCCCGAGGACATCCGGGGGCAGGCGGATCTGCACAAATTGCCGCTGCTCACGAAGGCCGACATCCGCAAGCACCTCTATTTCGACATCATGTCGGAGAACCACGACAAATCGCAGGTGCTGCGCATCGCGACGAGCGGATCGACGGGTGAGCCTTTCGTCTGTTATGCGGACCGCGTGCAGCTCGAATTGCGCTGGGCGGCGACGCTGCGGGCCCAGGAGTGGACGGGGTATCGATTCGGCGACCCGTGCGTGCGGCTCTGGCACCAGACGATCGGGATGTCGAAGAGCCAGATCCGGAAGGAGCGCGCGGACGCGATGCTCTCGAATCGCACGTTCGTGCCGGTCTTCGAGATGAGCGAGAAGAACCTCGCCGCGATGGTCCGCACGATCGCGCAGGCGGAGCCGGTCTTGCTCGACGGATATGCCGAGGCGCTCGATTTCCTGGCGCGGTACCTCCAGGCGCACGGGGATCTCTCGGTGCGGCCGCGGGCCGTGATGTCGAGCGCGCAGACGCTGCCGATCCCGAGCCGGCGCGTGATCGAGCAGGCGTTCGGGTGCGCGGTGTTCGACAAGTACGGCAGCCGCGAGTTCTCGGGCATCGCCTACGAATGCGAGGCGCACGCGGGGCACCACGTCGTCGCCGAGGGATACATCGTCGAGATCCTGAAGGGCGGCGAGCCGGCGAAGCCCGGCGAGATCGGCGAGGTCGTGATCACGGACCTCACGAACATGTGCATGCCGTTCATCCGTTATCGTATCGGGGATCTGGCCGAGGCCATGGATGCGTGGGCGCCGTGCACGTGCGGGCGGGGCGCGCCGCGGATCGGGGCGATCGAGGGGCGGGTGCAGTCGATCATCCAGGGCACGGACGGCCAGCACGTGCCGGGGACGTTCTTCGCGCATTACCTCAAGGAGTACGATCACGCGATCAAGCAATTCCAGGTGGTGCAGGAGGAGCTCGGGGCGATCACGTTCCGGGTCGTGAAGGGCGGGCGGTTCTCGGACGACGTGCTCGGCGAGGTGCTCGCGAAGTTCCGCGAGGTGCTCGGTCACGACCTCCGGATCACGGTCGATTTCGTGGACGAGGTGGCGATGGTGCGCACGGGCAAGCGCGTCGCGGCCGTGTCCAGGCTCGGGATCGATTTCCAGCGCAGCTCGGCGTCGGTCGTTCCGAGCGTGGACCGCGGGGCGAGCCGCGCATGA